A single window of Arcobacter venerupis DNA harbors:
- a CDS encoding phosphoribosyltransferase: MNPDRIYFKNREVAAYRLLDVLPIDSMRLEDWTVISSSYGGFEIARIVANALNSKYDIMFSEKIYAPNNEDCEIAVVTEHEEVLIHEELVKSFDISLDYVYSKSKQVYEESIIKTVSKFRHGEKIQKFENKNVLIVDEGINTGLTMMACIKTAINLKAKSISVATPILPTASISTIESIADDLYFIKKLDHFVEIDFYYDSLDDVSFEDIEKINKG; encoded by the coding sequence ATGAATCCAGACAGAATATATTTCAAAAATAGAGAAGTCGCTGCTTATAGATTGTTAGATGTTTTACCAATTGATAGTATGAGATTAGAAGATTGGACAGTTATCTCTAGCTCGTATGGGGGATTTGAAATTGCAAGGATTGTTGCAAATGCTCTTAATAGTAAATATGATATTATGTTTTCAGAAAAGATTTATGCTCCTAACAATGAAGATTGTGAAATAGCTGTTGTAACAGAGCATGAAGAGGTACTTATACATGAAGAACTAGTAAAATCATTTGATATTAGTTTAGATTATGTATATTCGAAATCAAAACAAGTATATGAAGAATCTATTATTAAAACTGTGAGTAAGTTTAGACATGGGGAAAAGATTCAAAAATTTGAGAATAAAAATGTATTAATTGTTGATGAAGGAATTAATACAGGTTTAACAATGATGGCTTGTATAAAAACAGCTATCAATTTAAAAGCTAAGTCTATTTCAGTAGCAACTCCAATTTTGCCAACAGCTAGTATTTCTACAATAGAATCTATTGCAGATGATTTATATTTTATTAAAAAATTAGATCATTTTGTAGAAATTGATTTTTATTATGATAGTTTAGATGATGTTAGTTTTGAAGATATAGAGAAAATAAATAAAGGATAA
- a CDS encoding LPS-assembly protein LptD, with amino-acid sequence MHKKIIISLLVASCLIQAEELKNEKFQLVAKNVNSVENIVTASGNVVIYSPTYYLSADKVIYNKEEETFELFDNVLVIKDNNIQTQSNYAFVDLKKDSFNQSPMFLQEQSNKIWINSKTSNREKNDVELDSTIISSCDCLDPIWSIRASSADYDIDKKWINAYNSRLYVKDVPVFYSPYIGFPTDTTRRTGLLLPTIGYSKTEGLSYSQPIYFAPAYNYDIELIPQTRTKRGSGGYAYYRYADSPDSLLEIKTGVFKEKDDYYLENDLQNQTHYGFDLDYKRRDIFSSSDSQDGLFTSLTYFNDIEYITLEDDSNLSSTDKKVESKVNYFYDTSAYYGGIYGRYYIDGSTDSNKTTLQELPQVQFHSYNKELLFDNLIYSIDTKAMNYTREEGITANIYQMSVPLSYSKHFLDDFMYTFVENKTTVSKYDYDNYGNTKYRDGTLVQNKTSVGIGSDLIKPYEDYLHTLNLKAEYIVPKNLKEDGDLYKITTESDSTKEKELKAFPITQEEKNIKLSANQSLYDKYTLKQLINHKISQSILYDSLNDPKLEDLENYVKIYHEYGSISGKAVYNVEDQQFVENSADTIFTYKDLSLGLGYYESKQTNNVFNDREDLESYRATTSYKIAKDYKVSYYENYDLLENKRSKQGISFNIDDSCWNLDLKYENKIIPSSGTTYSSKDQQIVYMTILLKPLGGIKQKYQIEDNNQ; translated from the coding sequence ATGCATAAAAAAATAATAATATCATTGTTGGTTGCTTCTTGTTTAATTCAAGCAGAAGAGTTAAAAAATGAGAAGTTTCAATTAGTTGCTAAAAATGTTAATTCTGTTGAAAATATAGTTACTGCAAGTGGAAATGTTGTAATTTATTCACCAACTTATTATTTAAGTGCAGATAAAGTAATTTATAACAAAGAAGAAGAAACTTTTGAACTTTTTGATAATGTTTTAGTAATAAAAGATAATAATATTCAAACACAAAGTAACTATGCTTTTGTTGACTTAAAAAAAGATTCTTTTAATCAAAGTCCAATGTTTTTACAAGAACAAAGTAATAAAATTTGGATAAATTCAAAAACTTCAAATAGAGAAAAAAATGATGTAGAACTTGATAGTACTATTATCTCTTCTTGTGATTGTTTAGATCCTATCTGGAGTATTCGAGCATCTTCAGCTGATTATGATATTGATAAAAAATGGATAAATGCTTATAATTCAAGATTATATGTTAAAGATGTTCCTGTTTTTTATAGTCCCTATATAGGTTTTCCAACTGATACAACAAGAAGAACTGGTCTACTACTTCCAACAATTGGATATTCTAAAACTGAAGGGCTTTCTTATTCTCAACCTATATATTTTGCACCTGCGTATAATTATGATATTGAATTAATTCCTCAAACCAGAACTAAAAGAGGTTCTGGCGGATATGCTTATTACAGATATGCAGACTCTCCTGATTCATTACTAGAGATAAAAACTGGTGTTTTTAAAGAAAAAGATGATTATTATTTAGAAAATGATTTACAAAATCAGACCCACTATGGTTTTGATTTGGACTATAAACGAAGGGATATATTCTCTTCAAGTGATTCTCAAGATGGTTTGTTTACATCACTTACTTATTTTAACGATATAGAATATATTACATTAGAAGATGATAGCAACTTAAGTTCGACAGATAAAAAAGTTGAGTCAAAAGTTAATTATTTTTATGATACTTCTGCATATTATGGAGGTATTTATGGTAGATATTACATTGATGGTTCTACAGATTCAAATAAAACAACTTTACAAGAATTACCTCAAGTACAATTTCACTCATACAATAAAGAACTTCTTTTCGATAATTTAATTTATTCTATAGATACAAAAGCTATGAATTATACAAGAGAAGAGGGGATAACTGCAAATATCTATCAAATGAGTGTACCTTTAAGTTATAGTAAACATTTTTTAGATGACTTTATGTATACATTTGTTGAAAATAAGACTACAGTTAGTAAATATGATTATGATAATTATGGAAATACAAAATATAGAGATGGAACATTAGTTCAAAATAAAACTTCTGTTGGGATAGGAAGTGATCTTATTAAACCTTATGAAGATTATTTACATACTCTTAATTTAAAAGCAGAATATATAGTTCCAAAGAATCTAAAAGAAGATGGTGATTTATACAAAATTACGACAGAATCAGATTCAACAAAAGAAAAAGAATTAAAAGCTTTTCCTATTACACAAGAAGAAAAAAATATTAAATTATCAGCTAATCAATCTTTATATGATAAATATACTTTAAAACAATTAATTAATCATAAAATTTCTCAATCAATTTTATATGATTCGTTAAATGATCCAAAATTAGAAGATTTAGAAAATTATGTAAAAATATACCATGAGTATGGGAGTATTAGTGGAAAAGCTGTTTATAATGTAGAAGATCAGCAATTTGTTGAAAATAGTGCAGATACTATATTTACTTATAAAGATTTATCTTTAGGACTTGGTTATTATGAATCAAAACAAACAAATAATGTTTTTAATGATAGAGAAGATTTAGAATCATATAGAGCTACAACTTCTTACAAAATAGCTAAAGATTATAAAGTTTCATATTATGAAAATTATGATTTACTTGAAAATAAGAGAAGTAAACAAGGTATTAGTTTCAATATAGACGATAGTTGTTGGAATCTTGATTTAAAATATGAAAATAAAATTATTCCTTCATCTGGAACAACATATTCTTCTAAAGATCAGCAAATAGTTTATATGACTATTTTATTAAAACCCTTAGGTGGAATTAAACAAAAATATCAAATTGAAGATAATAATCAATGA
- a CDS encoding CheR family methyltransferase, with protein MKYTTQDVHNKVKKLLYSLTGITLSENKDIMISNRIDKLKRNCGFSGDIMELLDSIEQGNSVTEFINSFTTNKTHFFREDFHFVDLKDRVLPMFAKSGEKINMYCSASSTGEEPYSMAMTVLKAKEELNKNLTASIIATDIDTNVLQYAANGIYRYSKSSKEFPSWIKPQNFFKRRVQKNLAGEEILIKVNDDLKKMITFQVMNLNDKSYPFSKNQFDVIFCRNVLIYFSVEDQNEILKKLFRHLKIGGTLYIGHSENPQDLVHYVKRVGQNIFVKEKEII; from the coding sequence ATGAAATATACGACTCAAGATGTACATAACAAAGTAAAAAAACTTCTTTATTCTTTGACAGGAATAACCCTTTCAGAGAACAAAGATATTATGATTTCAAATAGAATTGATAAATTAAAAAGAAATTGTGGTTTCTCTGGTGATATTATGGAACTTTTAGATTCTATTGAACAAGGGAATAGTGTAACCGAATTTATTAATTCATTTACAACAAATAAAACACATTTTTTTAGAGAAGATTTTCATTTTGTTGATTTAAAAGATAGAGTTCTACCAATGTTTGCGAAGAGTGGAGAAAAAATAAATATGTATTGTTCTGCTTCTTCAACAGGAGAAGAACCTTATTCTATGGCAATGACTGTATTAAAAGCTAAAGAAGAATTAAATAAAAATTTAACAGCTTCAATAATTGCAACAGATATTGATACAAATGTTTTACAATATGCAGCAAATGGTATTTACAGATATTCAAAATCTTCAAAAGAATTCCCAAGTTGGATAAAACCGCAAAATTTCTTTAAAAGAAGAGTTCAAAAAAACCTTGCTGGTGAAGAGATTTTAATAAAAGTTAATGATGATTTGAAAAAAATGATTACTTTTCAAGTTATGAATTTAAATGATAAATCATATCCATTCTCTAAAAATCAATTTGATGTTATTTTTTGTAGAAATGTTTTAATATATTTTTCAGTTGAAGATCAGAATGAAATTCTAAAAAAATTATTTAGACATCTTAAAATAGGTGGAACTTTATACATAGGTCATTCTGAAAATCCTCAAGATTTAGTACATTATGTTAAGAGAGTAGGACAAAACATTTTTGTAAAAGAAAAGGAAATCATATGA
- a CDS encoding protein-glutamate methylesterase/protein-glutamine glutaminase: MYTVLVIDDSPSMRRIIKDMINSIDEFEVVCVATDAYDAREKIKEYEPDLVTIDINMPKMDGVTFLRNLMRLHPMPAVVVSGEGVRGNDIFDDGAVGFIPKPENGETMQSFQERIKDTLLNLTFLLKRYTLKKPEALRKTSKPTTHIEYKVHPDEVIPLRAATFPGMKLIAIGSSTGGVESLLRVFKRLPGDLPPILITQHIPYGFSNSFAQRLNDHSEVIVCEATDGMILKKGHGYLAPGNMHLTIEKFGNQYKTKLLDTKKVSQHKPSVDVLFRSVNNTVGSAAMAVMMTGMGDDGTIAMKELFDNGAYTIAQNEESCVVFGMPMKAIQAGAVKDIVHLDEIADYIIEFSRGRKK; this comes from the coding sequence GTGTATACTGTTTTAGTAATTGATGATTCACCCTCTATGAGAAGAATCATCAAAGATATGATAAATTCTATTGATGAGTTTGAAGTTGTATGTGTAGCAACTGATGCATATGATGCAAGAGAAAAGATCAAAGAGTATGAACCAGATTTAGTAACTATTGATATAAATATGCCTAAAATGGATGGAGTAACTTTTTTAAGAAATTTAATGAGACTTCATCCTATGCCAGCCGTTGTAGTATCAGGTGAAGGTGTTAGAGGAAATGATATTTTTGATGATGGTGCAGTTGGATTTATTCCAAAACCAGAAAATGGTGAAACAATGCAATCATTTCAGGAAAGAATTAAAGATACGTTATTAAATTTAACATTTTTATTAAAAAGATATACTTTAAAAAAACCAGAGGCATTAAGAAAAACTTCTAAGCCTACAACGCATATTGAATACAAAGTACATCCTGATGAAGTAATTCCTTTAAGAGCTGCAACTTTTCCTGGAATGAAATTAATAGCAATTGGTTCTTCAACAGGTGGTGTTGAATCATTACTAAGAGTTTTTAAAAGATTACCAGGAGATTTACCTCCAATTTTAATTACACAACATATTCCTTATGGATTTTCAAACTCTTTTGCTCAAAGATTAAATGATCATTCTGAAGTTATAGTTTGTGAAGCAACAGATGGAATGATTTTAAAGAAAGGACATGGTTATTTGGCTCCTGGAAATATGCACTTAACAATTGAAAAATTTGGGAATCAATATAAAACTAAATTGTTAGATACAAAAAAAGTAAGTCAACATAAACCAAGTGTAGATGTATTATTTAGATCTGTAAATAATACAGTTGGAAGTGCTGCTATGGCTGTTATGATGACGGGAATGGGAGACGATGGAACAATTGCAATGAAAGAACTTTTTGATAATGGTGCATATACAATTGCACAAAATGAAGAAAGTTGCGTAGTTTTTGGAATGCCTATGAAAGCTATTCAAGCAGGAGCAGTTAAAGATATAGTTCATTTAGATGAGATTGCAGATTATATAATTGAATTTTCAAGAGGAAGAAAGAAATAA
- a CDS encoding response regulator translates to MAKLLIVDDSTMLRDMLNYALNEGGYTDVTEAVDGVDGLAKAKAADFDLIITDVNMPNMDGLTLIGELRKIPQYSKKPILVLTTERSDEMKARGKAAGATGWIVKPFVPDQLLKAVNIVLSR, encoded by the coding sequence ATGGCTAAGCTTTTGATAGTAGATGATTCTACAATGCTAAGAGATATGCTGAACTATGCACTAAACGAGGGTGGTTATACAGATGTAACTGAAGCAGTTGATGGTGTTGATGGTTTAGCAAAAGCTAAGGCTGCTGATTTTGATTTAATAATTACTGATGTTAATATGCCAAATATGGATGGATTAACGCTTATAGGTGAATTAAGAAAAATACCACAATATTCTAAAAAACCAATTTTAGTACTTACTACTGAAAGAAGTGATGAAATGAAAGCAAGGGGAAAAGCTGCAGGAGCAACAGGTTGGATTGTTAAACCATTTGTACCAGACCAATTGTTAAAAGCAGTTAATATAGTTTTAAGTAGATAA
- a CDS encoding polyribonucleotide nucleotidyltransferase, whose translation MSTVCEFELNGKQEVFEFGKVAKQANGSVLAKIGNAVVLATVVSEFDNPVSEDFTPLTVQYIEKTYAAAKLPGGFIKREGKPSDFETLTSRVIDRSLRPLFPKGYVYPTTITVMVLSADKNVDLQALALNAANAALYTSNIPIKKSVCGVRVGRIESNYIINPTPEEMSNSTLDLYVAGSKDELLMIEMKTISSSEMVEVDIEAFTKIHNANEMNEDTLVEAIAFAQDALKEANLTYEKGFETSCKEKVEVELVQFTIEESVINYVRDNFSNEIREAIKKLAKSERATQLKDVAKMISKNEYCATNELEFSTIYEAVSVVKREIVRNMIVNDKIRADGRGLKDVRPIDIEINILPSTHSSCLFTRGETQALVIGTIAGPKDGQMYEVLTDKSTSVDRFMVHYNFPGFSVGEAKPMFGVGRRELGHGNLGKKALEPTIDGDYNETVRLVSEILESNGSSSMATVCGGSLALKAAGVPISDLVAGVAMGMVVEGNNYSVLTDIMGLEDHDGDMDFKVAGTTKGITALQMDIKLGGIELSVLKEALLQAKEGRIHILSLMEEAASDIIPSEALPLVEQFAIDPSKIMVIIGKAGATIKEIIEKFTVSIDLDRDSGTVKVSGGNKQNVLDACEHIKTISNNAPARKDSPKNVDFEKLYAIDEVVLGKVERVVDFGAFILLPKGGEGLLHISKISKERVNNVSDILSVGQEIEVKVLKVKKDRIELSSN comes from the coding sequence ATGTCAACAGTTTGTGAATTTGAATTAAATGGAAAACAAGAGGTTTTTGAATTTGGAAAAGTAGCTAAACAAGCTAATGGTTCAGTATTAGCTAAAATAGGAAATGCAGTTGTATTAGCTACAGTTGTTAGTGAATTTGATAACCCAGTAAGTGAAGATTTCACTCCATTAACAGTTCAATATATAGAAAAAACTTATGCAGCAGCAAAATTACCTGGTGGATTTATCAAAAGAGAAGGAAAACCAAGTGATTTTGAAACATTAACATCAAGGGTAATTGATAGAAGTTTAAGACCACTTTTCCCAAAAGGTTATGTTTATCCTACAACAATTACTGTAATGGTTTTAAGTGCTGATAAAAATGTTGATTTACAAGCATTAGCTCTAAATGCTGCAAATGCTGCTTTATATACTTCAAATATTCCTATTAAAAAATCAGTTTGTGGTGTAAGAGTTGGAAGAATTGAAAGTAATTATATTATTAATCCTACTCCTGAAGAGATGTCAAATTCTACTTTAGATTTATATGTAGCTGGTTCAAAAGACGAATTATTAATGATTGAAATGAAAACTATTTCTTCAAGTGAAATGGTTGAAGTTGATATTGAAGCATTTACAAAAATTCATAATGCAAATGAAATGAACGAAGATACTTTAGTGGAAGCAATTGCTTTTGCTCAAGATGCATTAAAAGAGGCTAACTTAACTTATGAAAAAGGCTTTGAAACTTCTTGTAAAGAAAAAGTAGAAGTTGAATTAGTTCAATTTACAATTGAAGAATCAGTTATAAATTATGTAAGAGATAATTTTTCAAATGAAATTAGAGAAGCTATAAAAAAATTAGCAAAAAGTGAAAGAGCAACTCAATTAAAAGATGTTGCAAAAATGATTTCTAAAAATGAATATTGTGCTACAAATGAGTTAGAATTTTCAACAATTTATGAAGCAGTTTCTGTTGTAAAAAGAGAAATTGTAAGAAATATGATTGTAAATGATAAAATTAGAGCTGATGGAAGAGGTCTTAAAGATGTAAGACCAATTGATATTGAAATAAATATTTTACCATCAACTCACTCTTCTTGTTTATTTACAAGAGGAGAAACTCAAGCTTTAGTTATTGGTACAATAGCTGGGCCTAAAGATGGACAAATGTATGAAGTTTTAACAGATAAATCAACTTCAGTTGATAGATTTATGGTTCATTATAATTTTCCAGGTTTCTCTGTTGGTGAAGCAAAACCAATGTTTGGTGTGGGAAGACGTGAATTAGGTCATGGAAATTTAGGTAAAAAAGCCTTAGAGCCTACGATTGATGGTGATTATAATGAAACAGTAAGATTAGTTTCTGAAATACTTGAATCAAATGGGTCTTCATCAATGGCAACTGTTTGTGGTGGTTCATTAGCATTAAAAGCTGCAGGTGTTCCAATTTCTGATTTAGTTGCAGGTGTTGCTATGGGAATGGTTGTAGAGGGTAATAATTATTCAGTTCTTACTGATATTATGGGATTAGAAGACCATGATGGTGATATGGATTTTAAAGTTGCTGGAACAACAAAAGGAATTACAGCTTTGCAAATGGATATTAAATTAGGTGGAATTGAATTATCTGTATTAAAAGAAGCATTACTTCAAGCAAAAGAAGGAAGAATTCATATTTTATCTTTAATGGAAGAAGCTGCAAGTGACATAATTCCAAGCGAAGCACTACCTTTAGTGGAACAATTTGCTATAGATCCAAGTAAAATTATGGTAATTATTGGAAAAGCAGGGGCAACTATAAAAGAAATTATTGAGAAATTTACAGTATCAATTGATTTAGATAGAGATAGCGGAACTGTAAAAGTAAGTGGCGGAAATAAACAGAATGTTTTAGATGCTTGCGAACATATTAAAACTATTTCAAACAATGCACCAGCTAGAAAAGATTCTCCAAAAAATGTAGACTTTGAAAAATTATATGCAATTGATGAAGTTGTACTTGGAAAAGTAGAAAGAGTTGTTGATTTTGGCGCATTTATTTTATTACCAAAAGGTGGAGAAGGTCTTTTACATATTTCAAAAATCTCAAAAGAGAGAGTAAATAATGTTTCTGATATTTTATCTGTTGGACAAGAAATTGAAGTTAAAGTACTAAAGGTAAAAAAAGATAGAATAGAACTATCTTCTAATTAA
- a CDS encoding chemotaxis protein CheD, with amino-acid sequence MIVIGHKDGSIEKTSAVRFTQKTKGYPTHTVIGGEFAVGNDVEEIAFKTLLGSCVAIMFYDKVAKIKGMNHFLLPKTNNTNDDMKYGLYSVEAMLNEMYKLGCSKGNMVAKISGGADIMQINLSAQSIGFRNVEFAKDFCKSEGFKLISEHTRGEHGRLILLANDFETFIKVTQKSETDSKILSEEKFLQQEITKAPVIKEYSGAVELFGIDNKEAEPQMEIELF; translated from the coding sequence ATGATTGTAATAGGTCATAAAGATGGAAGTATTGAAAAAACTTCAGCTGTTAGATTTACACAAAAAACAAAGGGTTATCCCACTCATACTGTGATTGGTGGAGAATTCGCTGTTGGAAATGATGTAGAAGAGATAGCTTTTAAAACTTTGTTAGGTTCTTGTGTTGCAATTATGTTTTATGACAAAGTTGCAAAAATAAAAGGTATGAACCATTTTTTATTACCTAAAACAAATAATACAAATGATGATATGAAATATGGTCTTTATTCTGTTGAGGCAATGCTTAACGAGATGTATAAACTAGGTTGTAGTAAAGGGAATATGGTTGCGAAAATATCAGGAGGTGCTGATATTATGCAGATAAATTTATCTGCACAATCTATTGGTTTCAGAAATGTGGAGTTTGCAAAAGATTTTTGTAAATCAGAAGGATTTAAATTAATTAGTGAACATACTCGAGGTGAGCATGGAAGATTAATCTTGTTAGCTAATGATTTTGAAACATTTATTAAAGTTACCCAAAAATCTGAAACAGATAGTAAAATCTTATCTGAAGAGAAATTCTTACAACAAGAAATTACAAAAGCACCGGTTATCAAAGAATACTCTGGAGCTGTTGAATTATTTGGTATTGATAATAAAGAGGCAGAACCTCAAATGGAAATAGAACTTTTCTAA
- a CDS encoding chemotaxis protein CheA — protein MSFDISKYREMFLEEAEELFESADNVLLAAENNGSLTDEEMGQLFRDVHTLKGSGASVELAFFAEFTHDVENLMDKLRNHKIEYIPEMAETLIDGLDVMKEILDLEVSDTLTRETFTNMTTSLLEEIRAYSNGTVAKKAEPEVVKAVTPKVVEIKKETSEVLDSDNFGFFDDDLNDQRDSKNKAYGIFADDEIDEVHKNFGFYDQDLETISENTKDSEFKISTEDKDNFGFFDEMPEISSNSVMETNDIQEEIVKPVEALKVQEEKEVVVRKPRQKEEDEEAGGAKKSVSNNNNSIRVNLDKIDLLMNNVGDLVITNAMLTQFSSTIEETKTRNSVLERLELLERHIRDMQDSIMSIRMVPMESIYSKFPKVVRDISKKLGKKVEFKHYGDNVEIDKAMIEGLTDPLMHIIRNSLDHGIETAAERELTNKPEVGSISITAEQANGQMIITIEDDGKGINFEKVAQKALEQGQIDENQFNTMNDNEKAMLIFGAGVSTADQITDISGRGVGMDVVKTNIHKLGGAIKLDTHLNVGTTITIMLPLTLAILDGLDIKVGSQKYILPLSSIVESLQPTADMIKKIGDGTQDLLMLREEFIPVVKLHQLFGLEKSFGKLEEGMLIVVKSGNTKVALSIDEFLNQHQVVVKPLDKNFRSVQGIGAATVRGDGSIGLILDVVGIINAQIKSERDMSVAKKAS, from the coding sequence ATGTCGTTTGATATTTCCAAATATAGAGAAATGTTTCTTGAAGAAGCTGAAGAGCTTTTTGAATCAGCTGATAATGTTTTATTAGCAGCTGAAAACAATGGCTCATTGACAGATGAAGAAATGGGGCAACTTTTTAGGGATGTTCATACTCTAAAAGGAAGTGGCGCTTCAGTTGAATTAGCTTTTTTCGCTGAATTTACACATGATGTTGAAAATTTGATGGATAAGTTAAGAAATCATAAAATTGAATATATTCCTGAAATGGCAGAAACGCTTATAGATGGACTTGATGTTATGAAAGAAATTTTGGACCTTGAAGTATCAGATACTTTAACTAGAGAAACTTTTACAAATATGACTACTTCTTTATTAGAAGAAATAAGAGCATATTCAAATGGTACTGTTGCTAAAAAAGCTGAACCTGAAGTTGTTAAGGCTGTTACACCAAAAGTTGTTGAGATTAAAAAAGAAACTTCAGAAGTTTTAGATAGTGATAATTTTGGTTTTTTTGATGATGATTTAAACGATCAAAGAGATAGTAAAAATAAAGCTTATGGAATATTCGCTGATGATGAAATAGATGAAGTTCATAAAAATTTTGGTTTTTATGATCAAGATTTAGAGACTATTTCTGAGAATACTAAAGACAGTGAATTTAAAATTTCAACTGAAGATAAAGATAATTTTGGTTTCTTTGATGAAATGCCTGAAATTAGTTCTAATTCTGTTATGGAAACTAATGATATTCAAGAAGAAATCGTAAAACCGGTTGAAGCACTAAAAGTTCAAGAAGAAAAAGAAGTAGTAGTAAGAAAACCTAGACAAAAAGAAGAAGATGAAGAAGCTGGTGGGGCTAAAAAATCAGTTTCAAATAACAATAATAGTATTAGAGTAAATCTTGATAAAATTGATTTACTAATGAATAATGTTGGTGATTTAGTTATTACAAATGCAATGCTAACTCAATTTTCATCTACTATTGAAGAGACAAAAACAAGAAACTCTGTTCTTGAAAGATTAGAATTACTTGAAAGACATATTAGAGATATGCAAGATTCTATTATGAGTATCAGAATGGTTCCAATGGAATCAATATATTCTAAATTCCCAAAAGTTGTAAGAGATATTTCTAAAAAACTTGGTAAAAAAGTTGAGTTTAAACATTATGGAGATAATGTTGAAATTGATAAAGCAATGATTGAAGGATTAACTGATCCTTTAATGCACATTATTAGAAACTCTCTTGATCATGGTATTGAAACAGCAGCAGAAAGAGAACTTACAAATAAACCTGAAGTTGGTTCAATTAGTATAACTGCTGAACAAGCGAATGGACAAATGATTATTACTATCGAAGATGATGGAAAAGGTATTAATTTTGAAAAAGTTGCGCAAAAAGCATTAGAACAAGGTCAAATTGATGAAAATCAATTTAATACCATGAATGATAATGAAAAAGCAATGTTAATATTTGGTGCAGGAGTTTCAACAGCTGATCAAATTACTGATATTTCTGGTCGTGGGGTTGGAATGGATGTTGTTAAAACAAATATCCATAAACTTGGTGGTGCAATTAAATTAGATACTCATTTAAATGTTGGAACAACAATTACAATTATGTTGCCATTAACTCTTGCAATTTTAGATGGATTAGATATAAAAGTTGGTAGTCAAAAATATATTTTACCTTTAAGTTCAATTGTTGAGTCATTACAGCCAACTGCGGATATGATTAAAAAAATTGGTGATGGAACTCAAGATTTATTAATGTTAAGAGAAGAATTCATTCCAGTAGTTAAATTACATCAATTATTTGGACTTGAAAAAAGTTTTGGAAAACTTGAAGAAGGTATGTTAATTGTTGTAAAATCAGGTAATACAAAAGTTGCTTTATCAATTGATGAGTTTTTAAATCAGCATCAAGTTGTTGTAAAACCTTTAGATAAAAACTTTAGAAGTGTTCAAGGAATTGGAGCAGCAACTGTAAGAGGGGATGGAAGCATAGGTCTAATTTTAGATGTAGTTGGAATTATAAATGCTCAAATTAAATCTGAGCGAGATATGAGTGTGGCTAAAAAAGCATCTTAA
- a CDS encoding RDD family protein, with product MQNNSTDLQLASLRSRALAFVIDDLLVTVIVMAIFWENIFAASQDMDAMMVLMETQLAMPLIVLKIIYQTFFVWYYGATIGKIIIKIRVIDVNHWGRVSFFSSLLRATGRIFSEMFFYVGFLIGFFNDGRKTFHDIVGRTLVVNA from the coding sequence ATGCAAAATAATAGTACAGATCTTCAATTAGCCTCTTTGCGTTCACGGGCATTAGCTTTTGTGATTGATGATTTATTAGTTACAGTAATTGTTATGGCAATATTTTGGGAAAATATTTTTGCTGCTAGTCAAGATATGGATGCAATGATGGTTTTAATGGAAACACAATTAGCTATGCCGTTAATTGTATTAAAAATCATATATCAAACTTTTTTCGTTTGGTATTATGGTGCAACTATTGGTAAAATTATTATTAAAATTAGAGTAATCGATGTAAATCATTGGGGAAGAGTTTCTTTCTTCTCCTCACTTTTAAGAGCTACTGGAAGAATATTTTCAGAAATGTTCTTTTATGTGGGATTCTTAATTGGATTTTTTAATGATGGTAGAAAAACTTTTCATGATATTGTAGGTAGAACGTTGGTAGTAAATGCATAA